A section of the Triticum dicoccoides isolate Atlit2015 ecotype Zavitan chromosome 7A, WEW_v2.0, whole genome shotgun sequence genome encodes:
- the LOC119328173 gene encoding MACPF domain-containing protein At1g14780-like isoform X1, which yields MVGRAMARARAVSGGGEEMAAAVASAVSCLGTGVDMAGDLRLKHCKAAEGCLVARSGGKAAAVPVPGMGAVADVPADVMCGKGNRVRIRSDVLEFNKMTELFNGRSSVAGKIPSGLFNACFGLDGGSWAQDASSTKCLALDGYFISLLDLHLDCRPLALADRVVADVPAAWDPSAIASFIERYGTHIVVGVSIGGQDVVYVKQDKSSLLPESEIKEHLEKLGDQLFTGTCPMPPSHSKSRDNKTKQVPEAFNVFDAQLTQPRVEGMTSQVACKEGVTVIYSKRGGDTAARSHAEWLLTVPAKPDAIGFKLVPLTSLLKGVSGLGFLSHAINLYLRYKPPVEDLRYFLDFQHHRSWAPVLSDLPLALCSNRQGASQALHFSLVGSKLHVNSNQVIIPNLPVTGMRLHLEGKKNNRLGLHLQHLASTPTFIKGRRDKPPIWRGSEAVSDERYHEPVQRRMFARVCTAPVKYDPNWCSAHRRTAYVVSGVQLHVRAHDSTAVLHLRVLYTELAGYAVVQSKWAHNTARLSGKGSFLSKSLGAAASSGAAERDRQEPARVNVDSGVFAGGPPVPVGDQKLLKFVDTSQVTMGPQDAPGYWLVTGAKLDVEKGKISLHVKFSLLAPVS from the exons ATGGTGGGACGAGCGATGGCCAGGGCCAGGGCGgtgagcggcggcggcgaggagatggcggcggcggtggcgagcgCGGTGAGCTGCCTCGGCACGGGGGTCGACATGGCGGGCGACCTGCGGCTGAAGCACTGCAAGGCCGCGGAAGGGTGCCTCGTCGCCCGGAGcggcggcaaggcggcggcggtcCCCGTGCCGGGGATGGGCGCGGTGGCCGACGTGCCGGCGGACGTCATGTGCGGCAAGGGCAACCGGGTCAGGATCAGGTCCGACGTGCTCGAGTTCAACAAG ATGACGGAGCTGTTCAACGGCCGGAGCTCGGTGGCGGGGAAGATCCCGTCGGGGCTCTTCAACGCGTGCTTCGGCCTGGACGGCGGGTCCTGGGCGCAGGACGCCTCCAGCACCAAGTGCCTGGCGCTCGACGGCTACTTCATCTCCCTCCTCGACCTCCACCTCGACTGCCGGCCGCTCGCGCTCGCCGACCGCGTCGTCGCCGACGTGCCCGCCGCCTGGGACCCGTCAGCCATAGCAAG TTTCATCGAGAGGTACGGGACGCACATCGTCGTCGGGGTGAGCATTGGCGGCCAGGACGTGGTCTACGTGAAGCAGGACAAGTCGTCGCTGCTACCGGAGTCCGAGATCAAGGAGCACCTGGAGAAGCTAGGCGACCAGCTCTTCACCGGGACATGCCCCATGCCTCCTTCACACAGCAAGTCCAGAGATAACAAGACCAAG CAGGTCCCTGAGGCCTTCAACGTGTTTGATGCCCAGTTAACACAGCCGAGGGTTGAAGGAATGACTAGTCAGGTCGCATGCAAAGAG GGCGTGACAGTGATATACTCCAAGAGGGGAGGGGACACGGCGGCGAGGAGCCACGCCGAGTGGCTGCTCACCGTGCCGGCAAAGCCGGACGCCATCGGCTTCAAGCTTGTGCCCCTGACATCCCTTCTCAAGGGAGTGTCAGGCTTGGGCTTCCTCTCGCATGCCATAAACCTCTACCTGAGAT ACAAACCCCCGGTAGAAGATTTGAGGTACTTCCTCGACTTCCAGCACCACAGATCATGGGCCCCTGTGCTCAGTGACCTACCCCTCGCTCTGTGTTCGAACCGGCAGGGCGCGAGCCAAGCCTTGCACTTCAGCCTTGTGGGATCAAAGCTCCATGTCAACTCAAACCAG GTTATCATTCCAAACTTGCCGGTCACCGGGATGAGACTGCATCTAGAAGGCAAGAAGAACAACAG GCTAGGCCTCCACCTGCAGCATCTGGCGAGCACCCCAACGTTCATCAAGGGACGGCGGGACAAGCCGCCGATATGGCGCGGGTCGGAGGCGGTCTCCGACGAGCGGTACCACGAGCCGGTGCAGCGGCGGATGTTCGCCCGCGTCTGCACCGCGCCGGTGAAGTACGATCCCAACTGGTGCAGCGCGCACCGGCGGACCGCGTACGTCGTGTCCGGCGTGCAGCTGCACGTCAGGGCCCACGACTCGACCGCCGTGCTGCACCTCAGGGTCCTGTACACCGAGCTGGCAGGGTACGCCGTGGTGCAGTCCAAATGGGCGCACAACACGGCGAGGCTCTCGGGTAAAGGGAGCTTCCTGTCCAAGTCGTTAGGGGCGGCGGCGTCTTCGGGCGCCGCTGAGAGAGACCGGCAGGAACCGGCAAGAGTCAACGTCGACTCCGGCGTGTTCGCCGGAGGGCCGCCGGTGCCCGTCGGCGACCAGAAGCTGCTCAAGTTTGTTGACACGTCTCAGGTTACCATGGGGCCGCAGGACGCCCCTGGGTACTGGCTGGTCACAGGTGCAAAGCTTGATGTCGAGAAGGGGAAGATCTCACTCCATGTCAAGTTCTCACTGCTGGCTCCAGTTTCTTGA
- the LOC119328173 gene encoding MACPF domain-containing protein At1g14780-like isoform X2 encodes MVGRAMARARAVSGGGEEMAAAVASAVSCLGTGVDMAGDLRLKHCKAAEGCLVARSGGKAAAVPVPGMGAVADVPADVMCGKGNRVRIRSDVLEFNKMTELFNGRSSVAGKIPSGLFNACFGLDGGSWAQDASSTKCLALDGYFISLLDLHLDCRPLALADRVVADVPAAWDPSAIASFIERYGTHIVVGVSIGGQDVVYVKQDKSSLLPESEIKEHLEKLGDQLFTGTCPMPPSHSKSRDNKTKVPEAFNVFDAQLTQPRVEGMTSQVACKEGVTVIYSKRGGDTAARSHAEWLLTVPAKPDAIGFKLVPLTSLLKGVSGLGFLSHAINLYLRYKPPVEDLRYFLDFQHHRSWAPVLSDLPLALCSNRQGASQALHFSLVGSKLHVNSNQVIIPNLPVTGMRLHLEGKKNNRLGLHLQHLASTPTFIKGRRDKPPIWRGSEAVSDERYHEPVQRRMFARVCTAPVKYDPNWCSAHRRTAYVVSGVQLHVRAHDSTAVLHLRVLYTELAGYAVVQSKWAHNTARLSGKGSFLSKSLGAAASSGAAERDRQEPARVNVDSGVFAGGPPVPVGDQKLLKFVDTSQVTMGPQDAPGYWLVTGAKLDVEKGKISLHVKFSLLAPVS; translated from the exons ATGGTGGGACGAGCGATGGCCAGGGCCAGGGCGgtgagcggcggcggcgaggagatggcggcggcggtggcgagcgCGGTGAGCTGCCTCGGCACGGGGGTCGACATGGCGGGCGACCTGCGGCTGAAGCACTGCAAGGCCGCGGAAGGGTGCCTCGTCGCCCGGAGcggcggcaaggcggcggcggtcCCCGTGCCGGGGATGGGCGCGGTGGCCGACGTGCCGGCGGACGTCATGTGCGGCAAGGGCAACCGGGTCAGGATCAGGTCCGACGTGCTCGAGTTCAACAAG ATGACGGAGCTGTTCAACGGCCGGAGCTCGGTGGCGGGGAAGATCCCGTCGGGGCTCTTCAACGCGTGCTTCGGCCTGGACGGCGGGTCCTGGGCGCAGGACGCCTCCAGCACCAAGTGCCTGGCGCTCGACGGCTACTTCATCTCCCTCCTCGACCTCCACCTCGACTGCCGGCCGCTCGCGCTCGCCGACCGCGTCGTCGCCGACGTGCCCGCCGCCTGGGACCCGTCAGCCATAGCAAG TTTCATCGAGAGGTACGGGACGCACATCGTCGTCGGGGTGAGCATTGGCGGCCAGGACGTGGTCTACGTGAAGCAGGACAAGTCGTCGCTGCTACCGGAGTCCGAGATCAAGGAGCACCTGGAGAAGCTAGGCGACCAGCTCTTCACCGGGACATGCCCCATGCCTCCTTCACACAGCAAGTCCAGAGATAACAAGACCAAG GTCCCTGAGGCCTTCAACGTGTTTGATGCCCAGTTAACACAGCCGAGGGTTGAAGGAATGACTAGTCAGGTCGCATGCAAAGAG GGCGTGACAGTGATATACTCCAAGAGGGGAGGGGACACGGCGGCGAGGAGCCACGCCGAGTGGCTGCTCACCGTGCCGGCAAAGCCGGACGCCATCGGCTTCAAGCTTGTGCCCCTGACATCCCTTCTCAAGGGAGTGTCAGGCTTGGGCTTCCTCTCGCATGCCATAAACCTCTACCTGAGAT ACAAACCCCCGGTAGAAGATTTGAGGTACTTCCTCGACTTCCAGCACCACAGATCATGGGCCCCTGTGCTCAGTGACCTACCCCTCGCTCTGTGTTCGAACCGGCAGGGCGCGAGCCAAGCCTTGCACTTCAGCCTTGTGGGATCAAAGCTCCATGTCAACTCAAACCAG GTTATCATTCCAAACTTGCCGGTCACCGGGATGAGACTGCATCTAGAAGGCAAGAAGAACAACAG GCTAGGCCTCCACCTGCAGCATCTGGCGAGCACCCCAACGTTCATCAAGGGACGGCGGGACAAGCCGCCGATATGGCGCGGGTCGGAGGCGGTCTCCGACGAGCGGTACCACGAGCCGGTGCAGCGGCGGATGTTCGCCCGCGTCTGCACCGCGCCGGTGAAGTACGATCCCAACTGGTGCAGCGCGCACCGGCGGACCGCGTACGTCGTGTCCGGCGTGCAGCTGCACGTCAGGGCCCACGACTCGACCGCCGTGCTGCACCTCAGGGTCCTGTACACCGAGCTGGCAGGGTACGCCGTGGTGCAGTCCAAATGGGCGCACAACACGGCGAGGCTCTCGGGTAAAGGGAGCTTCCTGTCCAAGTCGTTAGGGGCGGCGGCGTCTTCGGGCGCCGCTGAGAGAGACCGGCAGGAACCGGCAAGAGTCAACGTCGACTCCGGCGTGTTCGCCGGAGGGCCGCCGGTGCCCGTCGGCGACCAGAAGCTGCTCAAGTTTGTTGACACGTCTCAGGTTACCATGGGGCCGCAGGACGCCCCTGGGTACTGGCTGGTCACAGGTGCAAAGCTTGATGTCGAGAAGGGGAAGATCTCACTCCATGTCAAGTTCTCACTGCTGGCTCCAGTTTCTTGA
- the LOC119328174 gene encoding microtubule-associated protein 70-3-like, whose product MADGGEEGNVAAPRGFSRRRGAVRASLDADELMALMHGSDPVRVELTRLENELRDKERELGEAHTEIRALRLSERAREKAVEELTDELERMDEKLKLTEYHLDNKNLEVKKINDEKKAAMAAQFAAEATLRRVHAAQKDDDMPPIEAILAPLEAELKLSRQEIAKLQEDNRALDRLTKQKEAALLEAERTVQIAIAKAAMVDDLQNKNQDLMKQIEICHEENKILDKLHRQKVAEVEKLSQTVRELEESVLAGGAAANAVRDYQRKVQEMNDERKTLDRELARAKVTANRVAVVVANEWKDSNDKVMPVKQWLEERRFMQGEMQQLRDKLAVAERTARSEAQLKEKYQLRLKVLEDGLRGPPSGSSRPPTEGKSFSNGPSRRLSLGGADNVSKVSPNGLLTRRSPSFHSRSSLSSSSSLILKHAKGTSKSFDGGTRSQDRGKVHGNGSHLLNKSTDAVKDREANDGWKGTVDEGTNESPNSNADQRSNETTNSNSIEMVSGFLYNMLQKEVVSLRKACHEKDQSLKDKDDAIEMLAKKVDTLTKAMEVEAKKMRREVAAMEKEVAAMRVDKDQEIKARRLGNSKGSGSSQLLPGRSATRSGLARNFQ is encoded by the exons ATGGCcgacggcggcgaggaggggaATGTGGCGGCGCCCAGGGGCTTCTCGCGGCGGAGGGGCGCCGTGCGGGCCAGCCTCGACGCCGACGAGCTCATGGCGCTCATGCACGGCTCGGATCCCGTCCGGGTCGAGCTCACCCGCCTCGAGAACGAGCTCAGGG ACAAGGagcgggagctcggggaggcgcacACGGAGATACGCGCGCTGCGGCTGTCCGAGAGGGCGCGGGAGAAGGCCGTGGAGGAG CTTACAGATGAGCTGGAGAGGATGGACGAGAAGCTCAAGTTGACAGAATATCACCTAGATAACAAA AATCTAGAAGTCAAGAAGATAAATGACGAGAAAAAGGCTGCAATGGCTGCTCAGTTTGCGGCAGAAGCTACTTTGCGAAGAGTGCATGCAGCTCAAAAGGATGATGACATGCCGCCAATTGAAGCCATTCTTGCCCCACTTGAAGCAGAGCTAAAGCTATCTCGGCAAGAG ATTGCAAAGCTCCAGGAGGATAATAGAGCCTTGGATCGACTAACAAAACAAAAAGAGGCAGCACTACTGGAAGCAGAAAGGACTGTGCAAATAGCAATTGCAAAAGCTGCTATGGTTGATGACTTGCAAAACAAGAACCAAGATTTGATGAAGCAAATTGAGATCTGTCAT GAAGAAAATAAGATATTGGATAAGTTGCATCGCCAAAAGGTTGCAGAAGTTGAAAAGCTTAGTCAAACTGTGAGGGAGCTGGAAGAGTCTGTTCTTGCAGGTGGTGCAGCTGCCAATGCTGTTAGAGATTACCAGCGCAAAGTGCAGGAGATGAAT GACGAAAGAAAAACACTTGACCGTGAACTTGCTCGTGCGAAAGTTACAGCAAATAGGGTTGCTGTGGTGGTAGCAAATGAGTGGAAAGATTCTAATGATAAAGTGATGCCAGTTAAACAGTGGCTTGAAGAGCGCAGATTCATGCAG GGTGAAATGCAACAACTTCGTGATAAGCTTGCTGTTGCAGAACGAACAGCACGGTCTGAAGCTCAACTTAAG GAAAAATACCAGTTGCGCCTGAAAGTTTTGGAAGATGGACTGCGAGGGCCACCAAGTGGCTCTAGTCGACCGCCTACTGAAGGGAAGAGTTTCAGCAACGGTCCTTCCCGTCGGTTATCACTCGGCGGAGCAGATAATGTGTCTAAAGTCTCACCAAATGGCTTATTAACAAGGAGATCTCCATCTTTCCATTCAAGATCCTCTCTTTCTTCTAGCAGCAGCTTGATACTAAAACACGCTAAAGGAACTTCAAAGTCATTTGATGGTGGAACTAGGTCACAAGACAGGGGAAAGGTCCATGGGAATGGATCACATTTACTTAACAAATCTACAGATGCAGTTAAAGATCGTGAAGCGAATGATGGTTGGAAAGGGACTGTGGATGAGGGAACTAATGAAAGTCCAAATAGCAATGCAGATCAGAGAAGTAATGAAACCACAAATAGCAACTCAATTGAAATGGTCTCTGGTTTCCTGTATAATATGTTGCAGAAGGAGGTGGTATCTTTGAGGAAAGCATGCCATGAAAAAGATCAAAGTCTAAAGGACAAAGATGATGCCATTGAA ATGTTAGCAAAGAAAGTTGATACCTTAACCAAAGCCATGGAAGTGGAGGCTAAAAAGATGAGGCGAGAGGTTGCTGCCATGGAGAAAGAAGTTGCAGCTATGCGTGTCGATAAGGACCAAGAAATCAAAGCCAGGCGGCTTGGTAACTCAAAAGGGTCTGGGAGTTCTCAACTGCTTCCTGGAAG AAGCGCAACACGAAGTGGGTTGGCACGCAACTTCCAATGA